A window of the Equus asinus isolate D_3611 breed Donkey chromosome 20, EquAss-T2T_v2, whole genome shotgun sequence genome harbors these coding sequences:
- the LOC106830227 gene encoding LOW QUALITY PROTEIN: E3 ubiquitin-protein ligase TRIM22-like (The sequence of the model RefSeq protein was modified relative to this genomic sequence to represent the inferred CDS: deleted 1 base in 1 codon), with amino-acid sequence MASGILVSIKEEVTCPICLELLTEPLSLDCGHNFCQACITTNKDSRIDQGGERRCPVCQIPYQPGNLKPNQSMANIAERLREVKLRPEEEQKRDLCVRHEEKLQLFCKEDGKVICWLCERSQEHRDHQAFPMEEVVQEYQEKLQEALERMRKELQEAEKLEADVREERTSWNNQIESETQRIQAGFKQLRGILDDEEQKELLKLKNQAGDVLHNLAEAENQLVEQSQLVSSLISDLEHRLQGSALEMLQDVNGILQRSETWTLKEPKKVSKKMKRAFRVPDLSGMLQEFKELTEVQCYWVDMMLSPTSSRKIVVSADQRQVRIMQPVTSGDTGSYDFSVFDAVGLQSFSSGKYYWEVDVSKKNAWILGVCDDEFYHGRVLLCYLIHRKANRQNICSRYRPRAGYWVIGLQNGSVYNAFEDSSTSDYHVLTISMAVLPIVLGFS; translated from the exons ATGGCTTCAGGAATCCTGGTGAGCATAAAGGAGGAGGTGACCTGCCCCATCTGCCTGGAGCTCCTGACAGAACCCCTGAGCCTAGACTGTGGCCACAACTTCTGTCAAGCCTGCATCACCACAAACAAAGATTCCAGGATTGaccaaggaggagagagaaggtgcCCTGTGTGCCAAATCCCTTACCAGCCTGGGAACCTGAAGCCTAATCAGTCCATGGCCAACATAGcggagaggctcagggaggtcaagTTGAGGCCAGAAGAGGAGCAGAAAAGAGATCTTTGTGTACGTCATGAAGAGAAACTCCAGCTCTTCTGTAAGGAGGATGGGAAGGTCATTTGCTGGCTTTGTGAGCGCTCTCAGGAGCACCGTGACCACCAAGCATTCCCCATGGAGGAGGTTGTGCAGGAGTACCAG GAGAAGCTCCAGGAAGCTCTAGAGAGGATGAGAAAGGAGCTGCAGGAAGCTGAGAAGTTGGAAGCTGATGTCAGAGAGGAGAGAACTTCCTGGAAC AATCAAATAGAAAGTGAGACACAACGTATCCAGGCAGGGTTTAAACAACTGAGAGGTATCCTGGACGATGAGGAGCAGAAGGAGCTACTAAAACTGAAGAATCAGGCAGGAGATGTTCTGCACAACCTGGCAGAGGCTGAGAATCAGCTGGTGGAGCAGAGCCAGTTGGTGAGCTCTCTCATCTCAGATCTGGAGCATCGGTTGCAGGGGTCAGCACTGGAGATGCTGCAG GATGTAAATGGCATCCTGCAAAG GAGTGAGACCTGGACCTTGAAAGAGCCAAAAAAGGTTTCCAAGAAAATGAAGCGTGCATTCCGAGTTCCTGATCTGAGCGGGATGCTGCAAGAGTTTAAAG AGCTCACAGAGGTCCAATGCTACTGGG TGGACATGATGCTGAGTCCAACTAGCTCTAGAAAGATTGTTGTATCTGCGGATCAGAGACAAGTGAGAATTATGCAACCTGTTACATCTGGGGATACAGGTTCatatgatttttctgtttttgatgctGTCGGCCTCCAAAGTTTCTCCTCAGGGAAATATTATTGGGAAGTAGATGTGTCCAAAAAGAAtgcctggatcctgggtgtatGCGATGATGAATTTTACCACGGCAGAGTATTATTGTGTTACTTGATCCACAGAAAGGCAAATCGTCAAAATATTTGCTCCAGATACAGACCTCGAGCTGGGTACTGGGTTATAGGATTACAGAATGGATCTGTGTACAATGCCTTTGAGGACTCTTCCACCTCTGATTACCATGTCTTGACTATTTCCATGGCTGTT CTCCCCATCGTGTTGGGGTTTTCCTAG